A portion of the Edaphobacter lichenicola genome contains these proteins:
- the dctA gene encoding C4-dicarboxylate transporter DctA — MTTPDQPSIRFTRTLYFRVIVGILAGVAVGYFAPHVGEQLKPIGDGFIKLVRMLVTPIIFLTVVVGIASMGDTRRLGRVGIKAIVYFEAVTTLALVIGFAAVSLIRPGAGMNVDSTTLDSTSVAQYVAQGKHLDATGFVLNIIPDSFVGAFANGEILQVLLLAILTGIALVAFDDERRLLSLAKSSSHLFFRITALVMELAPFAAFGAMGFTIGKYGLGTLVSLGKVLLCVYATCILFVVVVLGLICFFNGISLWKLLLYLKEELLIVLGTSSSEPALPGLIAKMERLGCSEMVAGLVIPSGYSFNLDGTSIYLTIAVIFIAQATNTHLTIKQELFVIFMLMLNSKGAAAVTGGGFITLAATLAALGSIPVAGITLLLGIDRFMSEMRSLTNLIGNAVATITVARWEGQFDVEHARRVLNNNKIVPESADLEKAEELR; from the coding sequence TTGACAACTCCAGACCAACCATCGATTCGCTTCACGCGTACACTCTACTTCCGCGTCATCGTTGGCATTCTTGCCGGAGTCGCTGTTGGTTACTTCGCGCCGCATGTGGGTGAGCAACTGAAGCCTATCGGCGACGGCTTTATTAAGTTAGTTCGGATGTTGGTAACGCCCATCATCTTTCTGACGGTAGTCGTCGGAATCGCCAGCATGGGAGACACACGCAGGCTTGGACGCGTAGGAATTAAGGCCATCGTGTACTTCGAGGCTGTCACGACTCTCGCTCTCGTAATCGGCTTCGCCGCTGTAAGTCTCATCCGTCCCGGAGCGGGAATGAACGTCGATTCGACGACCTTGGATTCGACGTCCGTCGCGCAATATGTCGCACAGGGTAAACACCTGGACGCCACAGGCTTCGTCCTCAATATCATCCCTGATAGCTTCGTTGGGGCTTTCGCCAATGGCGAGATTCTCCAGGTATTGCTGTTGGCGATCCTCACAGGAATTGCTTTGGTCGCCTTCGACGACGAGCGGCGGTTACTCTCACTGGCAAAGTCGAGCTCGCACCTCTTCTTTCGTATTACGGCTCTTGTTATGGAGCTCGCTCCATTTGCAGCTTTCGGAGCAATGGGTTTTACCATCGGCAAATATGGACTCGGCACTCTAGTGTCGTTGGGTAAGGTGCTGCTCTGTGTGTACGCAACCTGCATTTTATTTGTTGTAGTCGTACTCGGATTGATCTGCTTCTTCAACGGCATAAGTCTTTGGAAGCTGCTGCTCTATCTAAAAGAGGAGTTGCTCATCGTCCTCGGCACCTCATCGTCCGAGCCGGCGCTGCCTGGACTTATCGCCAAAATGGAGCGCCTGGGATGTTCGGAGATGGTAGCTGGACTGGTCATCCCATCGGGCTACTCATTCAACCTTGATGGGACGTCGATCTACCTGACGATCGCTGTGATCTTTATCGCGCAGGCAACGAATACGCATCTAACCATCAAGCAGGAACTCTTCGTTATTTTCATGTTGATGTTGAACTCGAAAGGCGCCGCCGCGGTGACTGGCGGCGGTTTTATTACACTAGCTGCGACGTTAGCAGCACTTGGGTCAATCCCGGTCGCAGGCATCACCCTCCTGCTTGGGATCGATCGCTTCATGTCAGAGATGCGCTCCCTTACGAATCTGATCGGCAATGCCGTAGCAACGATTACAGTGGCTCGTTGGGAAGGCCAGTTCGACGTCGAGCACGCCCGCCGTGTCCTGAACAACAACAAGATTGTTCCTGAAAGTGCCGATCTTGAGAAGGCTGAGGAGCTTCGTTGA
- a CDS encoding PQQ-dependent sugar dehydrogenase, whose translation MRFPSNTRFLVAMTMPLVWLSAPARAQNGGATTKTLTGQAAFTDFSQEHPGVRRRITIADLPEPKPEESFDGHDKVVAQPDGAWPIAPAGFKVERYAQGFEQPRLIRTAPNGDLFLADSAAGKIRVLRGVNVDGKAATNETFASGLDHPFGIAFYPLGSNPQWVYVANTTSVVRFSYKNGDLKASGEAQAIVPTLPGYAQLRGGGHWTRDVAFSLDGKRMFVSVGSGSNVDDTDNNPRELHRANVLEYTPDGTFVKIFASGIRNCVGEAINPTTGQLWCSTNERDKLGDNLVPDYITSVKEDGFYGWPWWYMGPHQDPRHDGKHPELKSKVITPDVLLQPHFASLEMTFYTGSLFPGDFRGDAFAAEHGSWNKHRPAGYEVIRIPMHNGQATGEYEDFLTGFVTPDGKAWGRPVGVAGGKDGSLFVTDDGSKSVWHVLYTGKPEQQMGKGGD comes from the coding sequence ATGAGATTCCCGAGTAACACGCGGTTCTTAGTGGCCATGACGATGCCTCTTGTTTGGTTATCTGCGCCTGCTCGAGCACAGAATGGTGGCGCAACCACCAAGACCCTGACAGGACAGGCAGCGTTTACTGATTTCTCACAGGAACATCCAGGCGTGCGTCGACGAATTACCATCGCTGACCTTCCTGAGCCAAAGCCAGAGGAGTCCTTCGACGGGCACGACAAGGTCGTTGCGCAGCCAGATGGAGCGTGGCCAATTGCGCCAGCAGGCTTCAAGGTAGAACGCTATGCGCAGGGCTTCGAACAGCCGCGGCTCATTCGAACCGCACCGAACGGTGACCTGTTTCTTGCGGATAGTGCCGCGGGAAAGATCCGTGTCCTGCGCGGGGTGAATGTCGATGGCAAGGCGGCTACCAACGAAACTTTTGCAAGTGGTTTGGACCATCCCTTCGGGATTGCATTTTATCCACTGGGATCGAATCCCCAGTGGGTTTATGTGGCGAACACCACCTCTGTGGTGCGATTTTCGTATAAGAATGGTGACTTGAAGGCGAGTGGCGAGGCGCAGGCAATCGTGCCTACCCTGCCCGGCTATGCACAGCTCCGCGGCGGGGGACACTGGACACGCGATGTGGCATTTTCGCTCGACGGCAAGCGGATGTTTGTGTCGGTGGGCTCTGGTTCGAATGTAGACGACACCGACAACAATCCACGTGAGCTTCATCGTGCCAACGTGCTGGAGTACACGCCGGACGGAACCTTCGTAAAGATCTTCGCAAGTGGAATTCGCAACTGTGTTGGAGAAGCGATCAATCCGACAACTGGACAGTTGTGGTGCTCGACCAACGAGCGCGACAAGTTGGGCGACAACTTGGTTCCCGACTACATCACCAGCGTAAAAGAAGATGGATTCTACGGTTGGCCTTGGTGGTATATGGGGCCACACCAGGATCCGCGTCATGATGGGAAGCATCCCGAGCTAAAGTCGAAGGTCATTACGCCAGACGTGCTGCTCCAACCGCACTTTGCGTCGCTCGAGATGACCTTCTATACAGGGTCCCTGTTTCCCGGTGATTTTCGTGGTGATGCTTTTGCGGCAGAACATGGCTCGTGGAATAAGCACAGGCCCGCGGGATACGAAGTGATCCGCATTCCCATGCACAATGGCCAAGCTACAGGCGAATATGAGGACTTTCTGACGGGCTTCGTAACCCCTGACGGCAAGGCCTGGGGACGGCCCGTGGGCGTGGCCGGCGGCAAGGATGGTTCGTTATTTGTTACCGACGATGGTTCGAAGAGCGTGTGGCACGTGCTCTATACAGGCAAACCAGAACAGCAGATGGGAAAGGGAGGTGATTGA
- a CDS encoding YbhB/YbcL family Raf kinase inhibitor-like protein, with product MIYRVYLASNFLILAALTCGAQQGGAPVAKQATTTPLPLIIQLPGFADGSKVPIKYTCSADSAMVSPEIRWSQVPAGTQSFALVFHDLEPHPAKGILDNTHWVLWNIPGPSTGLPEGVPAGSVLPDGTHQLKRPRTVPAGSPFSYYGPCAPPGPDHHYVWELYALDIKLDLPDDAARTDVLKALDGHILGASTWVGYFHR from the coding sequence ATGATTTATCGGGTTTATCTGGCTTCTAATTTTCTAATTCTTGCGGCTTTAACCTGTGGTGCTCAGCAAGGTGGAGCGCCGGTAGCTAAGCAAGCTACAACTACACCTCTTCCTCTGATAATTCAATTGCCAGGTTTCGCGGATGGTAGCAAGGTTCCGATTAAATACACTTGCTCTGCCGATTCGGCGATGGTCTCACCAGAGATCCGATGGAGTCAGGTTCCCGCAGGAACCCAAAGTTTCGCTCTCGTGTTTCACGATCTCGAGCCGCACCCGGCAAAAGGGATCTTGGACAACACGCATTGGGTTCTCTGGAACATCCCAGGTCCCTCAACTGGGTTACCCGAAGGCGTTCCGGCAGGAAGCGTTCTTCCTGATGGCACTCATCAACTAAAACGTCCCCGCACAGTTCCTGCAGGCTCCCCGTTTTCCTATTACGGCCCTTGTGCACCGCCGGGGCCAGATCACCACTACGTATGGGAACTCTATGCGCTCGACATCAAACTTGACTTACCTGACGATGCTGCACGGACCGACGTCCTGAAAGCGCTGGACGGTCATATTCTCGGTGCATCTACCTGGGTTGGTTACTTTCACCGATAA
- a CDS encoding CehA/McbA family metallohydrolase domain-containing protein: MKHWITGLSLAVFSGIGAAQTMNCNMQQYKGIDGVKAEASPNSVELVWQGEAGAQLRAQFALRDGQPVVQELAAKKSDGPWIVLGKDLTPQFEVTTGRRRISSVELDVLKKLHKDTPETIDQYKWNVFWDAPLAVPGTQRMSGPPRSADEIARASVSYKSDNCRVKTEGARVSVLFNGLTLGLFAGDLQFTVYKGSNLLRQEALAKTEAPSVAYIYKAGLKGFGIANDTKLVWRDTAQVWQQQQFGGAPNQQPVNIRARNRLEVLEVGVGSPNPGALAILPPPHKFFFARENEVNLGYVYYRKDNDTSFSLGVMQPERGEGYAPWGVSDEVWKRRVNVAREQVENYALYNAPPGTVQRMAVYYYLSPTSDHPAQRAVLAYTHDDVYKPVPGFKTVTGHFHLELNEMARDRDTLDFSPSWVPVFRGLGINIVYLGDFHDDSDTNDSGPKKFSEEKLYFDAAQRLSDRNFLVMPEEEANAFLGGHWYLMTPKPIYFSHAQPPTGNQPFEEDDPVYGHVYHLRSSDDVLKMVNQEKAILWTAHPRTKSSALYPETYKDKDFFLSDRFIGASWESLPVDLSQARLCPERCFGMNDEMSNWAPKPKFMLAEGDTYMKRPDDETYPILAINYLKLDKVPLYNESWSPIVEGIHDGNFFGTTGEILFHDWGIEGSGTKSTYTASIEYTFPLEFAELVWSDGSKVDRQIIDLTDTTPFGTKTFRIPFDATGKKWVRFAVWDSAGDGAWLQPVTPK, translated from the coding sequence ATGAAGCATTGGATAACGGGGTTGAGTCTGGCGGTGTTTTCCGGAATAGGTGCAGCTCAAACCATGAACTGCAATATGCAGCAATACAAAGGTATCGATGGAGTTAAAGCTGAAGCGAGTCCCAACTCTGTCGAGCTTGTCTGGCAGGGAGAAGCTGGGGCTCAACTTCGGGCCCAATTTGCCCTACGAGATGGACAGCCTGTAGTTCAGGAGCTTGCCGCAAAAAAAAGCGACGGGCCATGGATCGTGCTCGGCAAAGATCTAACTCCTCAATTTGAAGTGACCACCGGCCGTCGTCGCATCTCATCGGTCGAACTGGATGTACTCAAAAAGCTTCATAAAGACACGCCCGAGACGATTGATCAGTACAAGTGGAATGTGTTCTGGGACGCACCGTTGGCTGTTCCTGGAACCCAGCGTATGTCAGGGCCGCCACGCTCCGCCGATGAGATTGCACGCGCCTCAGTAAGCTATAAGTCCGACAACTGCCGAGTAAAAACGGAAGGGGCCCGGGTCAGTGTCCTATTCAACGGCCTTACCCTGGGCCTATTCGCTGGCGATCTTCAATTCACTGTCTACAAAGGCTCAAATCTGCTCAGGCAGGAGGCCCTTGCCAAAACCGAAGCTCCGTCGGTCGCCTATATCTATAAAGCTGGATTGAAGGGTTTCGGTATCGCGAACGACACCAAGTTAGTCTGGCGAGACACTGCGCAGGTCTGGCAACAGCAACAGTTTGGCGGCGCACCGAACCAGCAGCCAGTGAATATCCGCGCGCGAAATCGATTGGAGGTTCTCGAAGTTGGTGTAGGTTCGCCCAACCCTGGCGCCTTGGCGATCCTACCCCCGCCGCACAAGTTTTTCTTCGCTCGCGAGAATGAAGTAAACCTCGGATACGTGTACTACCGCAAAGACAACGACACTTCATTTTCCCTCGGTGTCATGCAGCCTGAACGTGGCGAAGGATATGCGCCCTGGGGCGTCTCCGATGAAGTGTGGAAGCGTCGTGTGAACGTAGCGCGTGAGCAGGTTGAGAACTATGCGCTTTACAATGCTCCTCCGGGCACCGTCCAGCGCATGGCCGTCTACTACTATCTCAGCCCGACTAGTGATCACCCCGCGCAGAGAGCTGTCCTGGCCTACACACACGATGATGTCTACAAACCTGTGCCGGGCTTCAAAACCGTCACCGGCCACTTCCATCTGGAACTCAACGAGATGGCTCGAGATCGTGACACTCTCGACTTCAGCCCAAGTTGGGTTCCCGTCTTCCGCGGCCTCGGTATCAACATCGTCTATCTGGGTGACTTCCATGATGACTCCGACACGAACGACTCCGGCCCCAAGAAGTTTTCAGAGGAGAAGCTATATTTCGATGCAGCGCAGCGACTCTCCGATAGAAACTTTCTTGTGATGCCTGAGGAAGAAGCGAATGCCTTTCTCGGCGGTCACTGGTACCTGATGACACCGAAGCCGATCTACTTTTCCCACGCGCAGCCGCCGACCGGCAACCAACCGTTCGAAGAGGATGATCCTGTCTATGGACACGTCTATCATCTTCGTTCGTCCGATGATGTCCTGAAGATGGTTAATCAGGAGAAGGCTATCCTGTGGACCGCTCATCCGCGTACCAAGAGCTCTGCGTTGTATCCCGAGACATATAAGGACAAAGATTTTTTCCTCAGTGACCGGTTCATAGGCGCTTCCTGGGAGTCGCTTCCCGTCGACCTCTCACAGGCGAGACTCTGCCCTGAACGATGTTTCGGTATGAACGATGAGATGAGCAACTGGGCACCTAAGCCGAAGTTCATGCTCGCAGAGGGTGATACCTACATGAAACGTCCAGATGATGAGACCTATCCAATCCTGGCCATCAATTATCTGAAGCTTGACAAGGTGCCTTTATACAACGAGAGTTGGTCGCCGATCGTGGAAGGGATTCACGACGGCAACTTTTTCGGTACTACCGGCGAGATCCTCTTCCACGACTGGGGCATCGAAGGTTCCGGCACAAAGTCTACCTATACGGCAAGCATCGAATACACCTTTCCACTCGAATTCGCGGAGTTGGTATGGAGCGATGGATCAAAGGTCGATCGACAGATCATCGATCTTACTGACACTACGCCATTCGGAACCAAAACATTTCGAATTCCCTTCGACGCCACCGGAAAGAAATGGGTTCGTTTCGCCGTCTGGGATTCGGCCGGCGATGGTGCGTGGCTGCAACCTGTCACACCAAAGTAA
- a CDS encoding alpha/beta hydrolase family protein, whose protein sequence is MPEIRPRHLLVLLVLFSTALAGLAQRTTRTDPTDLAHPFNTPSPVSTPATDEQFAQWREQAKAALFLSKDMPPVAARDFGSFTPLPGVIAHRVTYGTQFGMRVPAIVYRPDHVGAKLPAIVVVAGHGGSKSTWYEVYAGLLYASAGAVVVTYDPIGEEERNSQHLVDARAHDTVLPGLNSPARMGGLMIGDVIDAVSYAASLPEVDSKRIAVIGYSMGSFHAALAAGLDPRIRALVLSGGGDLDGNGGSWDTSSKIMCQGGPYQALSFLPDKSAILYALHQRTGETLVLNGLEDNLVTVPHHGDSFFVDLNARVSALAGPTAPKIEYRFYPGVGHRPSWVNRDAAAWLNERLHFPRWQNISLDSLGETTASEWAAATGAHINHGFESDKSEGGIRALGHGFPAPTRAQLQVVPEGEWLTHQDLYIWQSWAKRALLAEGLPADPPEPAPPRASTTGDPNVQPTKSIAVAGHSYFRLRIGTASKDPHPVHIDLSRHHVLQRCQEISNAIQNHSLSRIYDNVGSCRGANRLRRLAKRSTAGRFAAEDQL, encoded by the coding sequence ATGCCAGAGATAAGGCCGCGGCATCTCTTGGTTCTCCTGGTCCTGTTCAGCACAGCTCTGGCTGGACTGGCCCAACGAACGACGCGCACCGATCCCACTGATCTCGCTCATCCTTTTAACACTCCGTCTCCCGTGTCCACTCCAGCAACCGACGAGCAGTTCGCCCAGTGGCGCGAACAAGCGAAGGCTGCGCTTTTTCTGTCTAAAGATATGCCTCCTGTCGCAGCGCGAGACTTTGGCAGCTTTACTCCGTTACCAGGCGTCATCGCGCATCGTGTCACCTATGGCACGCAGTTTGGTATGCGAGTCCCTGCAATCGTCTATCGCCCCGATCATGTCGGAGCAAAACTCCCTGCGATAGTGGTTGTTGCAGGCCACGGGGGCAGCAAATCAACTTGGTATGAGGTCTACGCTGGATTGCTCTATGCAAGCGCGGGTGCAGTGGTTGTAACGTATGACCCGATCGGAGAGGAAGAGAGGAACTCGCAACATCTCGTTGATGCGCGCGCTCACGACACTGTTCTGCCCGGCTTGAATTCTCCCGCCAGGATGGGCGGACTCATGATCGGAGACGTCATCGACGCAGTCAGCTATGCGGCTAGTCTCCCAGAAGTAGACTCCAAACGGATCGCAGTGATCGGATATTCGATGGGCAGCTTCCATGCCGCGCTCGCAGCAGGACTGGATCCTCGCATTCGAGCGCTTGTACTCTCCGGTGGTGGAGACCTCGACGGCAACGGCGGTTCGTGGGACACCAGCAGCAAAATTATGTGTCAGGGTGGACCTTACCAGGCGCTCAGCTTTCTTCCAGATAAGAGCGCGATTCTCTATGCATTACATCAACGTACCGGTGAGACGCTTGTGCTCAATGGCCTGGAAGACAATCTCGTCACAGTTCCGCACCATGGCGATAGCTTCTTTGTCGATCTCAATGCGCGCGTTTCAGCTTTGGCTGGGCCGACCGCTCCTAAAATCGAATATCGGTTCTACCCCGGCGTAGGTCATCGGCCAAGCTGGGTAAACCGCGATGCTGCAGCTTGGCTTAATGAAAGACTTCACTTCCCACGTTGGCAAAACATATCACTTGATTCGCTTGGTGAGACGACTGCCTCCGAATGGGCCGCTGCCACTGGCGCACACATCAACCATGGCTTCGAATCGGATAAGTCTGAAGGGGGCATACGCGCGCTGGGGCACGGATTTCCCGCTCCTACGCGAGCACAGTTGCAAGTCGTTCCGGAAGGCGAGTGGCTGACCCATCAAGATCTATATATCTGGCAGAGTTGGGCGAAGCGAGCACTGTTGGCGGAAGGACTCCCTGCAGATCCTCCCGAGCCTGCGCCCCCGCGTGCCTCAACCACCGGCGACCCAAACGTTCAGCCGACTAAATCTATTGCAGTCGCCGGTCATTCGTACTTTAGACTGCGAATCGGCACTGCCAGCAAAGACCCTCACCCCGTCCATATCGACTTATCCAGACACCATGTGCTGCAACGCTGTCAGGAGATATCCAATGCTATACAGAATCATTCTCTTTCTCGGATTTACGATAATGTCGGCAGCTGCCGCGGAGCCAACCGGTTACGTCGTTTGGCCAAAAGGTCTACCGCCGGAAGGTTCGCCGCCGAAGATCAACTTTGA
- a CDS encoding carboxypeptidase-like regulatory domain-containing protein, protein MSGMCARFRLLFVMVTICLTLVAPSLVWAQTQNASIVGVLTDTAGSVIPNATVTVASPALQVPILTTTTDAQGSYKFVDLPAPGVYRITFEAKNFRSSITDGVNLGVGFTAKIDGTLSIGSVTDRVEVTTAGPVVDTISTASSATLQRQEIQDSPKGLGLTELLPMAAGVSYQGKPDVGDSNLATTTTAVTFGAVLQPSLQVEGINLLTGKSSDSHIYLQSTALAEVEFKTSGNNADVGLPGVAQVAVMKSGGNTFHGDLQVDYQPPAFQGNNITPTLAAPPNNLKVGNPLEGPGYYDYSGDIGGRIITNKLWFYGGYAGQYLKAGQVNFVAAPNAEGCWTCADSIPGNVVTSLTEYNYKVSYQVATTTKLIFSELHATKFLSDNQPSPSVPLPAGQYEHQPGGTWHGEAQYSRGSRFLLDGSFGFGGYAAQYIAQPASNIGKYGFTNGSAFAGSPSQEELSTKLMTGPQPNFPQNKPNNRYEMRIVATYIPTKPFLGGTHQLAFGTLVDWERAATQVTANSASGNYLLQFQNGVPNKIVVYNTPFPTSNNGLNSQAYFLTDTWIMKRVAINLGIRGEIFDSFYPAQSKPTGQFSDIFPAQSFPGQDILTWKDVVPRVGVAWDITGSGKTVLKGSFGLFGDTMGDVFAQTFNPNALRSNTYNWTGPCAATAPLAPVQYQCDVTPAFLATLPTLTPTAETGGTSQILNPNLKQDRIYEYTARADRQIVPDVALNLTYLHHAVYNMYGSATNQSGPVLPTADVVGNGIDVGHTYNIPVAFTDTFNGVSTPVTVYTYAKGSGTNTNEVVNNPSYRPDTYDTIAVAVTKRYSSKWTGSASYWITKNHRWLQGTAGVIGSPNDDAFPIDNTWNWEARGSVVYHLPKGFQMSSFYRVQSGNPGQRLSAFNSSALSQGSTTIRMGPFGQYRGPVVSVLNLKTAKVFTLHDRYHLEANFQIFNLLNNSAAVSTNYLTGATTFGVVTSLVSPRVARVGLSFYF, encoded by the coding sequence ATGAGTGGAATGTGTGCGAGATTTAGGCTGCTGTTTGTCATGGTGACCATATGTCTGACGCTGGTTGCTCCCTCTTTAGTCTGGGCACAAACGCAAAATGCCAGCATTGTCGGTGTGCTGACCGACACAGCCGGAAGCGTCATTCCTAACGCTACAGTTACGGTTGCCAGTCCCGCTCTGCAGGTGCCCATTTTGACCACGACGACAGACGCGCAAGGCAGCTACAAATTTGTAGACTTACCGGCCCCTGGCGTGTATCGGATAACATTTGAAGCAAAAAACTTCCGTAGCTCGATCACCGATGGTGTAAATCTCGGCGTCGGATTCACCGCTAAGATCGACGGAACCCTGAGTATCGGCTCGGTAACCGATAGGGTGGAAGTAACCACAGCAGGCCCGGTAGTCGATACGATATCCACCGCCAGCTCTGCCACTTTGCAACGACAGGAGATACAAGACTCCCCAAAGGGTCTTGGCCTTACTGAACTGCTCCCGATGGCCGCCGGCGTTAGCTACCAGGGAAAACCTGATGTTGGTGATAGCAACCTCGCAACAACCACAACAGCGGTCACTTTTGGTGCTGTCCTCCAGCCTTCCCTACAGGTGGAAGGCATCAATCTCCTTACGGGTAAGAGTTCAGACTCCCATATCTATCTGCAGTCGACAGCTCTCGCCGAGGTGGAGTTCAAAACGAGCGGCAATAATGCAGACGTAGGTTTACCAGGCGTTGCTCAGGTTGCCGTCATGAAATCCGGCGGCAACACATTTCATGGTGATTTGCAGGTTGACTACCAGCCCCCCGCATTTCAGGGCAATAACATCACCCCCACGTTGGCGGCGCCCCCGAATAACCTTAAGGTCGGTAATCCTCTCGAAGGTCCGGGCTACTACGACTACTCGGGTGACATTGGTGGCCGTATCATCACGAATAAACTTTGGTTCTATGGCGGATACGCCGGTCAGTATCTAAAAGCGGGACAGGTAAATTTCGTGGCCGCACCTAATGCTGAAGGTTGCTGGACCTGTGCGGATTCGATTCCAGGTAATGTTGTCACTTCGCTTACGGAGTACAACTATAAGGTTTCTTATCAGGTCGCAACCACCACCAAACTGATCTTTTCAGAATTGCATGCCACCAAGTTCCTCTCGGACAACCAGCCTTCTCCCTCCGTGCCTCTTCCGGCAGGCCAGTATGAGCATCAGCCCGGCGGTACATGGCATGGGGAAGCGCAATATTCTCGTGGCAGCCGCTTTCTTCTGGATGGATCGTTTGGATTTGGCGGCTACGCAGCGCAGTACATCGCTCAGCCCGCCAGCAACATTGGCAAATACGGCTTCACCAACGGAAGCGCGTTCGCTGGATCACCCAGTCAGGAGGAGTTGAGCACGAAGCTGATGACTGGCCCACAACCGAACTTTCCGCAGAACAAACCGAACAACCGATATGAAATGCGAATTGTTGCCACTTATATTCCGACGAAACCGTTCCTAGGCGGAACTCATCAGCTTGCCTTTGGGACCTTGGTAGATTGGGAGCGCGCTGCGACGCAGGTCACTGCGAATAGCGCAAGTGGCAACTACCTCCTCCAGTTCCAAAACGGCGTACCGAACAAGATTGTCGTTTACAACACACCATTTCCCACCTCCAACAACGGTCTCAACAGCCAGGCATACTTTCTGACTGACACCTGGATCATGAAAAGGGTGGCGATCAATCTTGGGATCAGGGGAGAGATCTTTGACAGCTTTTATCCAGCTCAGAGCAAACCTACGGGGCAGTTTAGCGACATCTTTCCTGCACAATCTTTTCCTGGACAAGACATCCTCACCTGGAAGGACGTTGTTCCCCGGGTCGGCGTAGCGTGGGATATCACGGGCAGTGGAAAGACAGTTTTGAAGGGATCGTTCGGGCTTTTTGGCGACACGATGGGAGACGTATTTGCCCAGACCTTCAACCCAAACGCTCTACGAAGCAATACGTATAACTGGACGGGCCCATGTGCCGCCACGGCGCCGCTCGCTCCCGTCCAGTACCAGTGCGATGTAACGCCTGCGTTTCTTGCTACTCTTCCTACCCTCACACCGACCGCGGAGACCGGAGGAACAAGCCAGATACTGAATCCCAATCTCAAGCAGGACAGAATCTATGAATATACTGCACGAGCCGACCGGCAAATCGTCCCGGATGTAGCGCTCAATCTAACTTATCTTCATCACGCCGTCTACAACATGTATGGCTCCGCTACGAATCAGTCTGGACCAGTGTTACCTACGGCTGACGTTGTCGGGAATGGTATTGACGTCGGGCACACCTACAACATACCAGTTGCGTTTACGGATACTTTCAATGGTGTGAGTACGCCGGTCACTGTCTATACCTATGCAAAAGGTTCGGGAACGAACACAAACGAAGTTGTCAACAATCCGTCCTATCGACCCGATACGTATGACACAATTGCGGTCGCCGTCACCAAGAGATATTCCAGCAAATGGACGGGGTCTGCATCCTACTGGATAACGAAGAACCATAGATGGCTTCAGGGAACGGCCGGGGTTATTGGAAGTCCTAACGACGACGCATTTCCGATCGACAATACCTGGAACTGGGAGGCCCGAGGCAGCGTCGTGTATCACCTACCCAAAGGATTTCAGATGTCTTCGTTCTACCGAGTACAGTCGGGAAATCCAGGACAGCGTCTGAGTGCCTTCAATAGTTCCGCGCTGAGCCAGGGATCTACCACCATAAGGATGGGACCGTTCGGCCAATACAGAGGGCCTGTCGTGAGTGTTCTGAATCTAAAGACCGCTAAGGTGTTCACACTCCACGATCGATACCATCTCGAGGCTAACTTCCAGATATTTAACCTTTTGAACAACAGCGCTGCAGTTTCAACAAACTATCTCACGGGAGCTACCACGTTTGGTGTGGTCACAAGTCTCGTATCGCCACGCGTTGCACGAGTCGGACTGTCATTTTACTTTTGA